The Flaviflexus equikiangi genome contains the following window.
GCGGCGGAGCGCACGTTCGGCGCTCGCACGTTCAGATAGGGAGCGCGGGCCGCGAGAGATCGCGACCGCACCCGATTGGACAATTTCTTTAATACCGTACGGAGCCAGCGCCGTCAGCAGCGCCTCCACCTTACCGGCAGATCCGGTCGCCTCGATCGTCACAGCATCCGGGACCACGTCGACGACATGGGCGCGGAAGAGCTCGACGAGCTGAAGGACCGAGGTTCTGTTCTCGTCCGTTGCCGCCACCTTGACGAGGAGCAGCTCCCGCTGCACCGACGTGTCGGGTTCGAGGGCAACGATCTTGATGACGTTGACGAGTTTGTTGAGCTGCTTCGTCACCTGCTCG
Protein-coding sequences here:
- the ilvN gene encoding acetolactate synthase small subunit, translated to MNTRHTLSVLVENKPGVLTRVTALFARRAFNIHSVAVGPTEDPEISRITLVVDAADAPLEQVTKQLNKLVNVIKIVALEPDTSVQRELLLVKVAATDENRTSVLQLVELFRAHVVDVVPDAVTIEATGSAGKVEALLTALAPYGIKEIVQSGAVAISRGPRSLSERASAERALRRA